In Desulforegula conservatrix Mb1Pa, the DNA window GTCAGTCAATTATAAACAATTCCTTACGTTTTTATAAAAAAATTGAGAATTCGTCCATTGCCATAAAAGGGCTGATTCTTGAGAAAAAGCTTACCCTTTCAAATTCAATAAAAAATAAAAATAATGGAACATGGGAAGATAACGGCAAAAAATTAATGCTTTCCTTTTTAAGGAAGGGGAATGCCGGATCCCTGGTAATTTCTGTTGAAGCCGGAGTCATGGGGCTTCTTGCGATCAAGGCAGGAGGAGAAGTCCTCGAACTTGGATGTGGTGACGGTTTTGACGCTAAAAACTTTTTCAGTACCAAGGCATACCACATCACGGCAATAGATTCGAATCATGACGCACTTAAGCATGCGTCAGTCAATAATTGTGCGCCCAATATTACCTATAAGTACTGCGATTTTTCCACGGATATGACGGTCGGCATGTTTGACTCCATTGTATGGAACAGGGGGCCTGAAGAATTCAATAAAAATGTGGCCGAAAAAATAGTCTCGGGAGCAAAAATGAGGCTGAACGAAGATGGTATTCTGTCAGGATCGTCAAACATCCTCAAAAGCTCCGGTTGGCTAAACAGCCCGTCAGACCTTGAAAAGTTTCTCTGTGCCCATTTTAGCCATGTAAGAATCAAAGAAAGCGGCTGTTTTCCGGGAACCTGCTATTTTTATGCATCTGAAAAGGAACTGCGGCTGATTTAAGATGATTCACAGAGACGTACCTGGCGGACTGCCTACAAGAACTGTATTAACTGTCACAAACCTTACTTTAAGAATTAAGTCACTTCTTGAGGAAAGCTTCAGCTTTGTATGGGTTGAGGGGGAAATATCGAACCTCAGAATCCCGACATCCGGCCATTATTATTTCACTGTTAAAGACTCCAATGCCCAGATAGCCGCAGTCATGTTCAAAGGCCAGGTTAAATCCCTGAAATTTGCCCTGAAAGACGGCATTGCCATAACAGGACTCGGCAGAATAAGCGTGTATGAGCCAAGGGGCAGCTATCAGATAATTTTTGAATATTTAGAGCCAAAGGGAGCCGGATCCCTACAGCTTGCGTTTGAGCAGCTAAAAGAAAAACTTGCCGGAGAGGGGCTTTTTGATCAATCAAGGAAAAAGCCCCTGCCCTTTCTCCCTTCAAAAATCAGTGTAATAACTTCACCATCTGGCGCAGTAATAAGAGATATCATCACTGTATCAAAACGCAGATTCCCTTCTGTCCGCATTGAGGTAGTTCCTTCAACTGTTCAGGGCGATGCTGCCGTTCCCCAGCTTGTCTCGGCAATTGAGCTTGTAAATAAGATTGCTGACAGCGATATAATAATTATTGC includes these proteins:
- a CDS encoding class I SAM-dependent methyltransferase, whose translation is MDSATEASKNLLLEKTGAVISGIGQSIINNSLRFYKKIENSSIAIKGLILEKKLTLSNSIKNKNNGTWEDNGKKLMLSFLRKGNAGSLVISVEAGVMGLLAIKAGGEVLELGCGDGFDAKNFFSTKAYHITAIDSNHDALKHASVNNCAPNITYKYCDFSTDMTVGMFDSIVWNRGPEEFNKNVAEKIVSGAKMRLNEDGILSGSSNILKSSGWLNSPSDLEKFLCAHFSHVRIKESGCFPGTCYFYASEKELRLI